A single region of the Variovorax paradoxus genome encodes:
- the hda gene encoding DnaA regulatory inactivator Hda: MKQLALDIGIATGPSFDAFFAGPNEAALRHLQLWVGGAGNSVPHSPVPTYLWGEGGSGKTHLLESVRVALREQGASVGWLHAGLLEPPEFDERWGAVLLDDVHLYTAVQQHAAFNWFVNAQTLQRGVVAAGALPPADLSLREDLRTRLGWGHVFHLQVLSESERRAVLRQAADARGVMLSDDVLDYMLHRFSRDLGSLMELLTQLDGYALQTQRAITIPLIRSMLENE; this comes from the coding sequence ATGAAACAGCTCGCGCTCGATATCGGCATTGCGACGGGCCCCAGCTTCGACGCTTTTTTTGCCGGCCCGAACGAGGCGGCGCTGCGGCACCTGCAACTGTGGGTGGGCGGCGCCGGCAATTCGGTGCCGCACTCTCCTGTGCCTACCTATCTGTGGGGCGAAGGCGGCAGCGGCAAGACCCATCTGCTCGAATCGGTGCGTGTCGCACTGCGCGAGCAGGGCGCGAGCGTGGGCTGGCTGCACGCCGGCCTGCTGGAGCCGCCCGAGTTCGACGAGCGCTGGGGCGCCGTGCTGCTCGACGACGTGCACCTCTACACCGCCGTGCAGCAGCACGCGGCCTTCAACTGGTTCGTCAACGCGCAAACCCTGCAGCGCGGGGTGGTGGCCGCCGGCGCCCTGCCGCCGGCCGACCTGTCGCTGCGCGAAGACCTTCGCACCCGGCTGGGCTGGGGCCATGTGTTCCACCTGCAGGTGCTGAGCGAAAGCGAACGCCGCGCGGTGCTGCGCCAGGCGGCCGATGCGCGGGGCGTCATGCTGTCGGACGACGTGCTCGACTACATGCTGCACCGCTTCAGCCGCGACCTGGGCAGCCTGATGGAGCTGCTCACGCAGCTCGACGGCTATGCCCTGCAGACACAGCGCGCGATCACGATCCCGCTGATCCGATCCATGCTCGAAAACGAATAA
- the pcnB gene encoding polynucleotide adenylyltransferase PcnB: protein MIKKFIDKLLGKSAGGAQGKSRFGKRQEVPAEVHKIDPALVDERAKNVVTTLQQAGYEAYVVGGAVRDLLLGLRPKDFDVATNATPEQVKSLFRRAFIIGRRFRIVHVVYGRGREHEVIEVSTFRAYMDNAAAEQVAGNERTSKGELASMKHAVDASGRVLRDNVWGPQEEDAARRDFTVNAMYYDPANQIVVDYHNGIKDAQKLTLRMIGDPATRYREDPVRIIRAIRFSAKLAALGFKMEAKTAAPLVESSKLLADVPQSRLFDEMLKLLQTGHAIATVEQLRKLGLVTGIYPLLDVVVERADSPFVKAALQDTDRRVGEGKPVAPSFLLACVLWADVRDGWAQRIEGRHGQRPQPPFPALQDAIDDVFNARIGDVSGRGKLAGDMREIWMMQPRFDKRTGSTPYSLVEQARFRAAFDFMRLRADVGEVSEAIAEWWQEFSTADDVRRQDLLEQVRDEQKTRQRVRTRDPVAPKPRGEPPARQRQADAEPRQDDDEAEAEVEAGAVPPDGEAAAPRKRRRRRKPRTGGGGGSGGEGGGSAAAE, encoded by the coding sequence ATGATCAAGAAATTCATCGACAAGCTGCTCGGCAAATCGGCCGGCGGCGCGCAGGGCAAGAGCCGCTTCGGCAAGCGCCAGGAGGTGCCTGCGGAGGTTCACAAGATCGATCCGGCCCTGGTCGACGAACGCGCGAAAAACGTGGTCACCACGCTCCAGCAGGCAGGCTACGAGGCCTATGTGGTGGGCGGCGCGGTGCGCGACCTGCTGCTGGGCCTGCGCCCGAAGGACTTCGACGTGGCCACCAACGCCACGCCGGAGCAGGTCAAGTCGCTCTTCAGGCGGGCTTTCATCATCGGGCGGCGCTTTCGCATCGTGCACGTGGTGTACGGCCGGGGCCGCGAGCACGAGGTGATCGAGGTCTCGACCTTTCGCGCGTACATGGACAACGCCGCCGCCGAGCAGGTGGCCGGCAACGAGCGCACCAGCAAGGGCGAGCTCGCAAGCATGAAGCACGCAGTGGACGCCAGCGGCCGCGTGCTGCGCGACAACGTGTGGGGCCCGCAGGAAGAAGACGCAGCGCGCCGCGACTTCACCGTGAACGCCATGTACTACGACCCGGCCAACCAGATCGTGGTCGACTATCACAACGGCATCAAGGACGCGCAGAAGCTCACGCTGCGCATGATCGGCGACCCGGCCACCCGCTACCGCGAAGACCCGGTGCGCATCATTCGCGCCATTCGCTTCTCGGCCAAGCTCGCGGCGCTGGGCTTCAAGATGGAAGCCAAGACGGCCGCCCCGCTGGTCGAGTCGAGCAAGCTGCTGGCTGACGTGCCGCAAAGCCGCCTGTTCGACGAAATGCTCAAGCTGCTGCAAACCGGCCATGCCATTGCCACGGTCGAGCAGTTGCGCAAGCTGGGCCTGGTCACGGGCATCTATCCGCTGCTCGACGTGGTGGTGGAGCGCGCCGATTCGCCTTTCGTGAAGGCCGCCCTGCAGGACACCGACCGCCGCGTGGGCGAAGGCAAGCCCGTGGCGCCCAGCTTCCTGCTGGCCTGCGTGCTGTGGGCGGATGTGCGCGACGGCTGGGCCCAGCGCATCGAAGGCCGGCACGGCCAGCGCCCGCAGCCGCCTTTCCCGGCGCTGCAAGACGCGATCGACGACGTGTTCAACGCCCGCATCGGCGACGTATCGGGCCGCGGCAAGCTCGCCGGCGACATGCGCGAGATCTGGATGATGCAGCCGCGCTTCGACAAGCGCACCGGCTCCACGCCCTACAGCCTGGTCGAGCAGGCGCGGTTCCGCGCCGCCTTCGACTTCATGCGGCTGCGCGCCGACGTGGGCGAGGTCAGCGAGGCCATTGCCGAGTGGTGGCAGGAGTTCAGCACCGCTGACGACGTGCGCCGGCAAGACCTGCTGGAGCAGGTGCGCGACGAACAAAAGACCAGGCAGCGCGTGCGCACGCGCGACCCCGTGGCGCCGAAGCCTCGCGGCGAACCGCCTGCGCGCCAGCGCCAGGCCGATGCCGAGCCGCGGCAGGACGACGACGAGGCGGAAGCGGAAGTCGAGGCCGGCGCCGTGCCGCCCGATGGCGAAGCGGCCGCACCGCGCAAGCGCCGCCGTCGCCGCAAGCCGCGCACCGGCGGTGGTGGCGGTAGCGGCGGCGAGGGCGGCGGGAGCGCCGCAGCCGAATGA
- the folK gene encoding 2-amino-4-hydroxy-6-hydroxymethyldihydropteridine diphosphokinase, with protein sequence MSAPNRPKDGKKSSGSDRAPSRGGPSSKPKSGPAPARRAPSRPSGKVAPGSPAARRTREDYPTVQAFVAIGANLGDAQAAVKAAMDAIGAIERTVVTARSSLYRSAPVDATGPDFINAVVAVRTGLTAEAFLSELHLLEEHAGRERPFPNAPRTLDLDLLMHGNAIKDTPALSLPHPRMRDRAFVLKPLAEIAPDKVPRAALARVSSQVIERIRD encoded by the coding sequence ATGAGCGCGCCAAACCGGCCGAAGGACGGCAAAAAGAGCAGCGGCAGCGATCGCGCGCCCTCGCGTGGCGGTCCGTCGTCCAAGCCGAAGAGTGGGCCGGCGCCCGCACGGCGTGCGCCCAGCCGGCCTTCGGGCAAGGTGGCGCCGGGAAGCCCCGCCGCGCGCCGTACGCGCGAGGACTATCCGACCGTGCAGGCCTTCGTCGCCATCGGCGCCAACCTGGGCGACGCCCAGGCTGCCGTGAAAGCGGCCATGGACGCCATCGGCGCCATCGAGCGCACGGTGGTCACTGCGCGCTCGTCGCTTTACCGCAGCGCGCCGGTCGATGCGACCGGACCAGACTTCATCAACGCCGTGGTGGCTGTAAGAACCGGACTCACGGCCGAGGCGTTCCTGTCCGAGTTGCATCTGCTCGAAGAACATGCCGGCCGCGAGCGGCCTTTTCCCAACGCGCCACGCACGCTCGATCTCGACCTGCTGATGCACGGAAATGCGATCAAGGACACCCCCGCCCTGAGCTTGCCGCACCCCCGCATGCGCGACCGCGCCTTCGTATTGAAGCCGCTCGCAGAAATTGCGCCGGACAAGGTGCCGCGCGCGGCGCTCGCCCGGGTGTCCTCGCAGGTGATCGAGCGAATTCGCGACTGA
- a CDS encoding DUF47 domain-containing protein, which produces MFGKLLPREGNFFEMFNQHAERIVEAARAFEQLVANYSDVHLREQYNRDVDNAERAADRVTHDVNRLIHKTFITPIDREQIHKLINTMDDVADLIQDSAETMALYDVRHMTDEIVRLTALSVKCCDRLKDAVKFLGKIADPAVAEATLKTCEEIDRLESDADRVMRSAMSKLFREEPDVREVIKLKAIYELLETITDKCEDVANVIEGIVLENS; this is translated from the coding sequence ATGTTCGGCAAGCTGCTGCCCCGCGAGGGGAATTTTTTCGAGATGTTCAACCAGCACGCCGAGCGCATCGTCGAAGCGGCGCGGGCGTTCGAGCAACTCGTGGCCAATTACAGCGACGTGCACCTGCGCGAGCAGTACAACCGCGACGTCGACAATGCCGAGCGCGCGGCCGACCGCGTGACGCACGACGTCAACCGGCTGATCCACAAGACTTTCATCACGCCGATCGACCGCGAGCAGATCCACAAGCTCATCAATACGATGGACGACGTGGCCGACCTGATCCAGGACTCCGCCGAGACCATGGCGCTGTACGACGTGCGGCACATGACCGACGAGATCGTGCGCCTCACGGCCCTGAGCGTGAAGTGCTGCGACCGCCTGAAGGACGCCGTCAAGTTTCTCGGCAAGATCGCCGATCCCGCGGTGGCCGAGGCCACGCTGAAGACCTGCGAGGAAATCGACCGCCTCGAATCCGACGCCGACCGTGTGATGCGAAGCGCCATGAGCAAACTGTTCCGCGAGGAGCCCGACGTCCGCGAAGTGATCAAGCTCAAGGCGATCTACGAATTGCTCGAGACGATCACCGACAAATGCGAAGACGTGGCCAACGTGATCGAGGGCATCGTCCTCGAGAACTCCTGA
- a CDS encoding inorganic phosphate transporter — protein sequence MATVQVALWVVILLVALAIAFDFMNGFHDAANSIATVVSTGVLKPGHAVLFAAFFNLIAIFIFHLSVAATVGKGIAQPGVVDVHVVFGALIGAISWNLVTWYYGIPSSSSHALIGGIVGAVIAKTGASGLVATGIWKTVAFIFVSPFLGFVLGSLMMVVVAWGFRRATPSRVDRWFRRLQLVSAGAYSLGHGGNDAQKTIGIIWMLLIATGYAAAGDAAPPSWVIVSCYAAIALGTMFGGWRIVKTMGQKITKLKPVGGFCAETGGALTLFLATALGIPVSTTHTITGAIVGVGSAQRASAVRWGVAGNIVWAWIFTIPASAFVAAIAYWLSLQIF from the coding sequence ATGGCAACGGTTCAGGTCGCCCTCTGGGTGGTGATATTGCTGGTCGCGCTCGCGATCGCCTTCGACTTCATGAACGGCTTCCACGACGCGGCGAACTCCATCGCCACCGTGGTGTCGACCGGTGTGCTCAAACCGGGGCACGCGGTGCTGTTCGCTGCCTTCTTCAACCTGATCGCGATCTTCATCTTCCACCTGAGCGTGGCGGCCACGGTGGGCAAGGGCATTGCCCAGCCCGGGGTGGTGGATGTGCACGTGGTCTTCGGCGCGCTCATCGGCGCCATCAGCTGGAACCTGGTGACCTGGTACTACGGCATTCCCAGCAGCTCCTCGCATGCGCTGATCGGCGGCATTGTGGGCGCCGTGATCGCGAAGACCGGTGCGAGCGGCCTGGTGGCCACCGGCATCTGGAAGACCGTGGCCTTCATCTTCGTTTCGCCGTTCCTCGGATTCGTGCTGGGCTCGCTGATGATGGTGGTAGTGGCCTGGGGCTTCCGGCGTGCCACCCCGTCGCGGGTCGACCGGTGGTTCCGGCGGCTGCAGCTGGTTTCAGCCGGGGCCTATAGCCTGGGCCACGGCGGCAACGATGCGCAGAAGACCATCGGCATCATCTGGATGCTGCTGATTGCCACCGGCTATGCCGCGGCCGGCGACGCGGCGCCGCCCAGCTGGGTCATCGTGAGCTGCTACGCCGCCATTGCCCTGGGCACCATGTTCGGCGGCTGGCGCATCGTGAAGACCATGGGCCAGAAGATCACCAAGCTCAAGCCCGTGGGCGGCTTCTGCGCCGAAACCGGCGGCGCGCTCACGCTGTTCCTGGCCACCGCGCTGGGCATTCCCGTGTCGACCACCCACACCATCACCGGCGCCATCGTCGGCGTGGGCTCCGCGCAACGCGCGAGTGCCGTGCGTTGGGGCGTGGCGGGCAACATCGTCTGGGCCTGGATCTTCACGATTCCGGCCTCCGCTTTTGTGGCCGCAATCGCTTATTGGCTCAGCCTGCAGATTTTCTGA
- a CDS encoding NINE protein — MKNKTIAAWLSFLGGPLGLHRFYLRGMGDWLGWLLPVPTALGLYGMERVRMYGVDDGWSWVLIPLLGFTIAGCALMAIIYGLMTPERWNARFNAGAPPDAEPGRTNWATIGAVVLALFFGSTVLMASIVFSFQRYFEHQVEEGRKISQ; from the coding sequence ATGAAAAACAAGACCATTGCCGCCTGGCTCTCTTTCCTGGGCGGCCCGCTGGGCCTGCACCGCTTCTATCTGCGCGGCATGGGCGACTGGCTCGGCTGGCTGCTGCCCGTTCCCACGGCGCTGGGCCTCTATGGCATGGAGCGCGTGCGCATGTACGGCGTGGACGACGGCTGGAGCTGGGTGCTTATTCCGCTGCTGGGCTTCACCATTGCGGGTTGCGCGCTGATGGCCATCATCTATGGCCTCATGACGCCGGAGAGGTGGAACGCCCGCTTCAACGCCGGCGCGCCGCCGGACGCCGAGCCGGGCCGCACGAACTGGGCCACCATCGGCGCCGTGGTGCTTGCGCTCTTCTTCGGGAGCACCGTGCTCATGGCCAGCATTGTTTTCAGCTTTCAGCGCTACTTCGAACATCAGGTCGAAGAAGGCCGGAAGATCTCGCAGTAG
- a CDS encoding GNAT family N-acetyltransferase, protein MTLTIRPSRDEDIAAITAIYAHHVLNGTGTFETEAPSAADMAARRADVLGKNLPYLVAEENGEVLGFAYCNWFKPRPAYRFSAEDSIYISEAARGKGLGGQLLAALSQAAEAAGVRKLIAVIGDSANAGSVGVHRRNGFTHVGVLKDCGWKFGEWRDVVLMEKVLGEGSTTKPE, encoded by the coding sequence ATGACCCTCACCATCCGCCCCAGCCGCGACGAAGACATCGCGGCCATCACGGCCATCTATGCCCACCACGTGCTGAACGGCACCGGCACCTTCGAAACCGAAGCTCCCTCCGCCGCCGACATGGCTGCGCGGCGCGCCGATGTACTCGGCAAGAACCTGCCCTACCTTGTTGCCGAAGAAAACGGAGAAGTGTTGGGTTTTGCCTACTGCAACTGGTTCAAGCCGCGACCGGCGTACCGGTTTTCGGCGGAAGACTCGATCTACATCTCCGAAGCCGCGCGCGGCAAGGGCCTTGGCGGGCAGCTCCTGGCCGCCCTCTCGCAAGCCGCCGAAGCGGCAGGCGTCCGCAAGCTGATCGCGGTCATCGGCGACTCGGCCAACGCCGGCTCCGTAGGGGTGCACCGCCGCAACGGCTTCACCCACGTGGGCGTGCTCAAGGACTGCGGCTGGAAGTTCGGCGAGTGGCGAGACGTGGTCCTGATGGAAAAAGTGCTCGGCGAAGGCAGCACCACCAAACCCGAATGA
- the rpsP gene encoding 30S ribosomal protein S16 has protein sequence MVVIRLSRGGSKGRPFFNIVVSDKRVRRDGRFIERLGFYNPTAKENEESIRIAQDRLAYWKSVGAQASPTVLRLIKQAAAAAPKAAA, from the coding sequence ATGGTCGTCATTCGACTCTCCCGCGGCGGCTCCAAAGGCCGTCCGTTCTTCAACATCGTCGTGTCGGACAAGCGCGTTCGCCGCGATGGCCGTTTCATCGAGCGCCTGGGTTTCTACAACCCGACCGCCAAGGAAAACGAAGAAAGCATCCGTATTGCCCAGGACCGCCTGGCCTACTGGAAGAGCGTCGGCGCACAAGCTTCGCCCACGGTTCTGCGCCTGATCAAGCAAGCCGCTGCCGCGGCCCCCAAGGCAGCAGCCTAA
- the rimM gene encoding ribosome maturation factor RimM (Essential for efficient processing of 16S rRNA) has translation MLPALEAAELPADAIEVGRIADAWGIKGWFKVLPHSAQPEALFSSKRWFLQAPGASATAAFRLAIREAKEHSDCIVASSEDVPDRNAAEALRGARVFVPRSSFPTAGDDEYYWVDLIGLSVVNREGVTLGTVRELLATGPQTTLVLTAEEDGKTVERMVPFVSVFVDKVDLVGRLITVDWQPNF, from the coding sequence ATGTTGCCCGCACTCGAAGCCGCCGAATTGCCGGCGGATGCGATCGAGGTAGGACGCATCGCCGATGCATGGGGCATCAAGGGCTGGTTCAAGGTCCTGCCCCACAGCGCCCAGCCCGAGGCGCTTTTTTCTTCCAAGCGCTGGTTCCTGCAGGCTCCCGGAGCCTCGGCAACCGCGGCTTTCCGGCTCGCAATCCGCGAAGCCAAAGAACATTCCGACTGCATCGTCGCGTCATCCGAAGACGTGCCCGACCGCAATGCGGCCGAGGCGCTGCGCGGCGCGCGCGTGTTCGTGCCGCGTTCGAGCTTCCCAACGGCCGGCGACGACGAGTACTACTGGGTCGACCTGATCGGCCTTTCGGTGGTCAATCGCGAAGGCGTCACGCTCGGCACGGTGCGCGAACTGCTCGCCACCGGCCCGCAGACCACGCTGGTGCTCACGGCCGAAGAAGACGGCAAGACTGTCGAACGCATGGTGCCGTTCGTCTCGGTCTTCGTCGACAAGGTCGACTTGGTCGGCCGGCTGATCACGGTCGACTGGCAGCCCAATTTCTGA
- the trmD gene encoding tRNA (guanosine(37)-N1)-methyltransferase TrmD has protein sequence MRFDVLTLFPELFAPLMASGVTRRAYESKQVEVVLWNPRDFAQGNYKRVDDRPFGGGPGMVMMAEPLSACLDAALAARGAQAPVVLFSPIGEALRHEAVERWSASEGAVLVCGRYEGIDQRFIDTRVTHQISLGDFILSGGEIAAMALLDAVARLQPGVLGDEASHVQDSFNPALDGLLDCPHYTRPEQWNGHGVPAPLLSGHHVQIERWRRDQRLAITAARRPDLIAAARAAGRLSKADETALKKKL, from the coding sequence ATGCGCTTCGACGTCCTCACGCTCTTTCCTGAACTGTTCGCGCCTTTGATGGCCAGCGGCGTGACGCGCCGCGCCTACGAGTCGAAGCAGGTCGAGGTCGTGCTCTGGAACCCGCGCGACTTCGCACAAGGCAACTACAAGCGTGTGGATGACCGGCCCTTCGGCGGTGGTCCGGGCATGGTGATGATGGCGGAGCCGCTCTCCGCCTGTCTCGACGCGGCGCTGGCCGCGCGAGGGGCGCAAGCGCCGGTGGTGCTGTTTTCTCCCATCGGCGAGGCGCTTCGGCATGAAGCGGTCGAGCGCTGGTCCGCCAGCGAGGGCGCGGTACTTGTCTGCGGCCGCTACGAGGGCATTGACCAGCGCTTCATCGACACGCGCGTCACGCACCAGATCAGCCTCGGCGATTTCATTCTTTCGGGCGGCGAAATTGCCGCCATGGCGCTGCTCGACGCCGTGGCCCGTCTTCAGCCCGGTGTGCTGGGCGACGAAGCCAGCCACGTGCAGGACAGTTTCAACCCGGCGCTGGACGGCCTACTCGATTGCCCCCACTACACCCGGCCCGAGCAGTGGAACGGGCATGGCGTGCCTGCACCGCTGCTCTCTGGGCACCACGTGCAGATCGAGCGCTGGCGGCGCGACCAGCGGCTGGCCATTACCGCAGCCCGGCGCCCCGACCTGATTGCCGCCGCGCGCGCTGCGGGCCGCCTGAGCAAGGCCGACGAGACGGCGTTGAAAAAAAAGCTATAA
- the rplS gene encoding 50S ribosomal protein L19 — protein MNLIATLEQEEIARLGKKIPDFMPGDTVIVSVNVVEGTRKRVQAYEGVVIAKRNRGLNSGFTVRKISSGEGVERTFQTYSPLIAGIEIKRRGDVRRAKLYYLRERSGRSARIKEKLPGKSQAAK, from the coding sequence ATGAACCTCATCGCAACCCTCGAGCAGGAAGAAATCGCCCGCCTCGGCAAGAAGATCCCCGATTTCATGCCCGGTGACACGGTCATCGTCAGCGTGAACGTCGTCGAAGGCACCCGCAAGCGCGTGCAGGCCTACGAAGGCGTCGTGATCGCCAAGCGCAATCGCGGCCTCAACAGCGGCTTCACGGTGCGCAAGATCTCCAGCGGCGAAGGCGTGGAGCGTACGTTCCAAACCTACAGCCCGCTGATCGCCGGCATCGAAATCAAGCGCCGCGGCGACGTTCGCCGCGCCAAGCTGTACTACCTGCGCGAGCGCAGCGGCCGTTCGGCACGCATCAAGGAAAAGCTGCCGGGCAAGTCGCAGGCTGCCAAGTAA
- a CDS encoding CoA pyrophosphatase, whose protein sequence is MQFAPVEPVNAVVPPTLLPIDPRKAPVVGGPDGLPAVAPAQLTPDALRRRFATPPEWTPELRREPRLTDRAPAQAAVLVPIVQRPQGAAVLLTERTAHLSNHSGQVAFPGGRVDPEDANIAAAALREAWEEVGLSAHFIEVLGSLPTYTTVTSFVVTPVVALVKPDFELTINPYEVALAFEVPLAWLMDPANHRRHTVPAPDGTRREWYSMPYQDGAEERFVWGATAGMLRNLYRFLAA, encoded by the coding sequence ATGCAATTTGCTCCCGTCGAACCCGTCAATGCCGTGGTGCCGCCCACGCTGCTGCCGATCGATCCGCGCAAGGCGCCTGTGGTCGGCGGTCCTGACGGCCTGCCTGCTGTCGCACCCGCACAGCTGACGCCCGATGCCCTGCGCAGGCGCTTTGCCACCCCGCCGGAGTGGACGCCCGAGCTGCGGCGCGAGCCGCGCCTGACCGACCGCGCCCCCGCGCAGGCGGCCGTGCTGGTGCCCATCGTGCAGCGCCCGCAAGGCGCGGCCGTGCTGCTGACCGAGCGCACCGCGCACCTGTCGAATCATTCGGGGCAGGTCGCATTTCCCGGCGGCCGCGTCGATCCGGAAGACGCGAACATCGCGGCGGCTGCGCTGCGGGAGGCCTGGGAAGAAGTGGGCTTGTCCGCCCATTTCATCGAGGTGCTTGGAAGCCTTCCGACCTACACGACCGTCACCTCGTTCGTCGTGACGCCGGTGGTCGCGCTGGTGAAGCCGGATTTCGAACTCACCATCAATCCTTACGAAGTGGCACTGGCCTTCGAGGTGCCGCTGGCCTGGCTCATGGACCCGGCCAATCACCGCCGCCACACCGTGCCCGCACCGGACGGCACGCGGCGCGAGTGGTACTCGATGCCCTACCAGGACGGCGCCGAAGAGCGCTTCGTATGGGGCGCCACCGCAGGCATGCTGCGCAACCTCTACCGCTTTCTCGCCGCCTGA
- a CDS encoding CobD/CbiB family protein: MSFFAILCALLIEQVRPLASHNPVYGGVLAWTRWTSRNFDAGKPHHGWVAWGLAVLVPTLLTLGIHLLLVYTLGLPFAVLWSIAVLYVTLGFRQFSHHFTDIRDALDEGDEPLARSLLAHWQGVDAAELPRSEIVRHVIEHSVIAAHRHVFGVLAWFSILAAMGLGPAGAVFYRMSEFVSRYWMHKNGAAVQPSSVSVQRAAERAWHAIDWLPARITALGFAVVGSFEEAIDCWRNDARRFRSENDGVILAATSGAVNVRLGGGALSPIPVADPLPRAQAGDSLADGRRLDSGSTPGREPEPGHLRSVVGLVWRSVVMWMVLLALLTLARLLG, translated from the coding sequence ATGAGCTTCTTTGCCATCCTGTGTGCGTTGCTGATCGAGCAGGTGCGGCCGCTCGCCTCTCACAACCCGGTGTATGGCGGCGTGCTGGCATGGACCCGCTGGACAAGCCGCAATTTCGACGCCGGCAAGCCGCATCACGGATGGGTCGCGTGGGGCCTTGCGGTGCTGGTGCCCACGCTGTTGACGCTGGGCATTCACTTGCTGCTGGTGTACACGCTGGGGTTGCCGTTCGCGGTGCTCTGGAGCATTGCCGTGCTCTACGTCACGCTCGGGTTCCGGCAGTTCAGCCATCACTTCACGGACATCCGCGATGCGCTCGACGAAGGTGACGAGCCGCTCGCGCGCTCGCTGCTGGCGCATTGGCAAGGCGTCGACGCGGCCGAGCTGCCGCGCAGCGAGATCGTGCGGCACGTGATCGAGCATTCGGTGATTGCGGCGCATCGCCATGTGTTCGGCGTGCTGGCGTGGTTCTCGATACTCGCCGCCATGGGGCTCGGCCCGGCCGGCGCGGTGTTCTATCGCATGAGCGAATTCGTGTCGCGCTACTGGATGCACAAGAACGGCGCGGCGGTGCAGCCTTCGAGCGTTTCGGTGCAGCGTGCCGCCGAGCGGGCCTGGCATGCCATCGACTGGCTGCCCGCGCGCATCACCGCGCTGGGCTTCGCCGTAGTCGGCAGCTTTGAAGAAGCGATCGATTGCTGGCGCAACGATGCGCGTCGTTTCCGGAGCGAGAACGACGGCGTGATCCTCGCCGCCACTTCTGGCGCGGTCAATGTGCGGCTGGGCGGCGGAGCGTTGAGTCCGATCCCGGTAGCCGACCCCCTGCCGCGTGCCCAGGCCGGCGATTCGCTGGCCGATGGCCGCCGGCTCGACAGCGGCAGCACGCCTGGCCGCGAGCCTGAGCCAGGTCATTTGCGCAGCGTGGTCGGCCTGGTCTGGCGCTCGGTTGTCATGTGGATGGTGTTGCTGGCCCTGCTCACCCTGGCTCGCCTGCTCGGCTGA
- the hisC gene encoding histidinol-phosphate transaminase, whose amino-acid sequence MTAAIPAFWSPRIGALEPYVPGEQPRIENLVKLNTNENPYPPSPSAVDAIQQAAASGLERYPDPTSLALREAVARRHGLQADQVFAGNGSDEVLAHAFFAFFQHAEPLLMPDVSYSFYRVYAQLYGIDCELLAVDEGLRIDVGAMAARARCGCAGLVIANPNAPSGIGLPLARIEQLLAACPERVVLLDEAYVDFGGESALPLVGKYPNLLVVQTLSKSRSLAGLRVGFACGQAHLIDALVRVKDSFNSYPLDRLATAGAVAALEDEAWFESTRDKIVDTREGLSLQLEDLGFEVLPSQTNFVFARHPERDAAELAALLRERAVLVRHFKQPRIAQYLRISIGSREQCSTLVQRLQEILLENT is encoded by the coding sequence ATGACCGCAGCAATACCGGCCTTCTGGAGCCCGCGCATCGGCGCGCTCGAACCCTATGTACCCGGCGAGCAGCCGCGCATCGAAAATCTCGTCAAGCTCAATACCAACGAGAACCCGTATCCGCCGTCTCCGTCGGCTGTCGATGCGATCCAGCAGGCGGCCGCAAGCGGCCTGGAGCGCTACCCCGATCCCACCTCCCTGGCGCTGCGCGAAGCGGTCGCGCGGCGCCATGGTTTGCAGGCCGACCAGGTCTTTGCGGGCAACGGCTCGGACGAAGTGCTGGCACACGCGTTCTTCGCTTTCTTCCAGCACGCCGAGCCGCTGTTGATGCCCGACGTGAGCTACAGCTTCTATCGGGTCTATGCGCAGCTGTACGGCATCGATTGCGAATTGCTGGCGGTAGACGAAGGGCTCCGCATCGACGTCGGTGCCATGGCCGCCAGGGCCCGCTGCGGCTGCGCAGGCCTGGTCATCGCCAACCCCAATGCGCCTAGCGGCATCGGCCTGCCGCTCGCGCGCATCGAGCAATTGCTCGCGGCGTGCCCTGAGCGCGTTGTGCTGTTGGACGAGGCGTATGTCGACTTCGGCGGGGAGAGCGCGCTGCCGCTCGTCGGCAAGTATCCGAACCTGCTGGTGGTACAGACCCTGTCCAAGTCTCGCTCGCTGGCCGGTTTGCGTGTCGGCTTTGCCTGCGGCCAGGCGCACCTGATCGATGCGCTCGTGCGCGTCAAGGACAGCTTCAATTCCTATCCGCTCGACCGGCTTGCTACGGCAGGTGCCGTGGCCGCCTTAGAGGATGAAGCGTGGTTCGAGTCCACCCGCGACAAGATCGTCGATACCCGCGAGGGGCTCAGCCTGCAGCTCGAGGACTTGGGCTTCGAAGTCTTGCCTTCGCAAACCAACTTCGTGTTTGCGCGGCATCCGGAGCGCGATGCGGCCGAGTTGGCGGCGCTGTTGCGCGAGCGTGCGGTGCTGGTACGGCATTTCAAGCAGCCGCGCATTGCGCAGTACCTGCGCATCAGCATCGGCTCGCGGGAGCAATGCAGCACGCTGGTGCAGCGCCTGCAGGAAATCCTGCTCGAAAACACTTGA